Within the Maribacter sp. BPC-D8 genome, the region TTGACAACAATCGCTTTAAATGCGGATAATACGAATATCGATTATACGGATGAAGATGGTGTAGTTACGCAATTGGATCTATCGGCAATCGTAGCGAACTTGGAAGCTTTGACTACGGTAGTAGCCAATACGGATGGTACGTTCACATATACTGATGAAGATGGCGTTGATACGATTATCGATGTTACCGATCTAGAGACCTTGACAACAATCACTTTAAATGCGGATGATACGAATATCGATTATACTGATGAAGACGGATTGGTAACCCAATTAGATCTATCTGCGATCGTAGCGAACTTGGAAGCATTGACTACAGTGGTAGCCAATACGGACGGTACGTTTACGTATACAGATGAAGATGGCGTTGATACGATTATCGATGTAGCGGATCTAGAGACTTTGACAACAATCGCTTTAAATGCGGATGATACGAATATAGATTATACTGATGAAGACGGATTGGTAACCCAATTAGATCTATCTGCGATCGTAGCGAACCTGGAAGCGTTGACTACGGTAGTGGCCAACACGGACGGAACGTTCACATATACCGATGAAGATGGTATTGATACGATTATCGATGTAGCGGATCTAGAGACTTTGACAACAATCGCTTTAAATGCGGATAATACGAATATCGATTATACTGATGAAGACGGATTGGTAACCCAGTTAGATTTATCTGCAATCGTAGCGAACTTGGAAGCATTGACTACGGTAGTAGCCAATACGGACGGTACGTTTACGTATACAGATGAAGATGGCGTTGATACGATTATCGATGTTACCGATTTGGAGACCTTGACGACAATCGCTTTAAATGCGGATAATACGAATATCGATTATACTGATGAAGACGGCATAGTTACGCAATTGGATCTATCTGCGATCGTTGCGAACTTGGAAGCGTTGACTACGGTAGTAGCCAACACGGACGGTACGTTTACGTATACCGATGAAGATGGCGTTGATACGATTATCGATGTTACCGATTTGGAGACCTTGACGACAATCGCTTTAAATGCGGACAATACGAATATCGATTATACGGATGAGGACGGCGTAGTTACGCAATTGGATCTAACGGCTATCGTAGCGAACCTGGAAGCGTTGACTACGGTAGTGGCCAACACGGACGGTACGTTTACGTATACTGATGAAGATGGCGTTGATACCATTATCGATGTAACTGATCTGGAGACCTTGACCAATATTGTTAATAATAATGACGGAACTATCACGTATACTAATGAAGATGGAGTAGATCAAACTATAGATTTAGTAAGTAATGTTGCAAATAATGATATTCAAGTTGGAGCAGATGGTGGTTTATACTTAAATGTAGCTTCGGTAACGATTTCAGAAACTATCACATCTCTAACAGACAATGCAGACGGAACATTTACCTATACAAATGAAGATGGCGTAGTAACTATATTTGATGCTAAACGTTCTACCGTATTAGATAATGGCGATGGTACTTTTACGATCACAGATGATTCAGGAAACTCGGCAGTAGTAGATACAAACAATACGGTAACCACATTGGTTGATAATGGAGACGGTAGCTTTACCTATACCTCAGAAAATGGTACGGTAACTACTTTTACAGAAACATTATCAACTTTAGTAGATAATGCAGACGGAACATTTACATATACAAATGAAGACGGAGTAGTAACTACATTTGACGCTAAACGTTCTACAGTTTTAGATAATGGCGATGGAACTTTTACCATTACGGATGATTCAGGAAACTCAGCAACAGTAGATACTAACAATACAGTAACAACCTTAGTTAATAATGGTGATGGTAGTTTCACGTATACATCAGAAGATGGTACAGTAACAACATTTACAGAAACATTATCAACTTTAGTAGACAATGCAGACGGAACATTTACATATACAAATGAAGACGGAGTTGTAACTACATTCGATGCTAAGCGTTCTACGGTTTTAGATAATGGAGATGGTACATTCACAATCACAGATGATTCTGGTAACTCGGCAGTAGTAGATACTAACAATACGGTAACTACATTGGTAGACAATGGTGATGGTAGTTTCACGTATACATCAGAAGATGGTACAGTAACAACATTTACAGAAACATTATCAACTTTAGTAGACAATGCGGACGGAACATTTACATACACTAATGAAGACGGAGTTGTAACTATATTTGATGCTAAACGTTCTACCGTATTAGATAACGGAGACGGAACATTTACAATCACAGATGATTCAGGAAACTCAGCAACAGTAGATACCAACAATACGGTAACTACATTGGTAAATAATGGAGATGGTAGTTTCACGTACACATCAGAAGATGGTACGGTAACAACATTTACAGAAACATTATCAACTTTAGTAGATAATGCGGACGGAACATTTACATACACTAATGAAGACGGAGTAGTAACTACATTCGATGCTAAGCGTTCTACAGTTTTAGATAATGGAGATGGTACATTCACAATCACAGATGATTCTGGTAACTCGGCAGTAGTAGATACTAACAATACGGTAACTACATTGGTAGACAATGGTGATGGTAGTTTCACGTATACATCAGAAGATGGTACAGTAACAACATTTACAGAAACATTATCAACTTTAGTAGACAATGCGGACGGAACATTTACATACACTAATGAAGACGGAGTTGTAACTATATTTGATGCTAAACGTTCTACCGTATTAGATAACGGAGACGGAACATTTACAATCACAGATGATTCAGGAAACTCAGCAACAGTAGATACCAACAATACGGTAACTACATTGGTAAATAATGGAGATGGTAGTTTCACGTACACATCAGAAGATGGTACGGTAACAACATTTACAGAAACATTATCAACTTTAGTAGATAATGCGGACGGAACATTTACATACACTAATGAAGACGGAGTAGTAACTACATTCGATGCTAAGCGTTCTACAGTTTTAGATAATGGAGATGGTACATTTACAATCACGGACGATTCAGGAAACTCAGCAACAGTAGATACTAACAATACAGTAACAACCTTAGTTAATAATGGAGATGGTAGTTTCACGTATACATCAGAAGATGGTACAGTAACAACATTTACAGAAACATTATCAACTTTAGTAGATAATGCAGACGGAACATTTACATATACAAATGAAGACGGAGTTGTAACTACATTCGATGCTAAGCGTTCTACCGTATTAGATAACGGAGACGGAACATTTACAATCACAGATGATTCAGGAAATTCCGCAACAATAGATACTAACAATACAGTAACAACCTTAGTTAATAATGGTGATGGTAGTTTCACGTATACATCAGAAGATGGTACAGTAACAACATTCACAGAAACATTATCAACTTTAGTAGATAATGCTGACGGAACATTTACGTATACAAATGAAGATGGCATAGTAACTACATTCGATGCAAAGCGTTCTACAGTTTTAGATAATGGCGATGGTACTTTTACGATCACGGATGACTCTGGTAATGCTGCAACTATTGATACAAATCAGGTTGCAGGATCATTAGTTAATAATAACGATGGTACTATAACATATACAGATGGTACAGGTTCTTCTCAAACTTTAGGTTTGGTAAGTGCTAATGCTAATAATGATATCCAAGTTGGAACAGATGGTGGTTTATACTTAAATGTAGCATCTGTTACAATTGATGAAACATTATCAACTTTAGTAGACAATGCGGACGGAACATTTACCTATACCAATGAAGATGGCGTAGTAACTACATTCGATGCAAAACGTTCTACAGTTTTAGATAATGGCGATGGTACTTTTACAATCACGGACGATTCAGGAAACTCGGCAGTAGTAGATACTAACAATACGGTAACTACATTGGTAGACAATGGTGATGGTAGTTTCACGTATACATCAGAAGATGGTACAGTAACAACATTTACAGAAACATTATCAACTTTAGTAGACAATGCAGACGGAACATTTACATATACAAATGAAGACGGAGTTGTAACTATATTTGATGCTAAACGTTCTACCGTATTAGATAACGGAGACGGAACATTTACAATCACAGATGATTCAGGAAACTCAGCAACAGTAGATACTAACAATACAGTAACAACCTTAGTTAATAATGGTGATGGTAGTTTCACGTATACATCAGAAGATGGTACGGTAGCAACATTTACAGAAACATTATCAACTTTATTAGACAATGCGGACGGAACATTTACATACACTAATGAAGACGGAGTAGTAACTACATTCGATGCTAAGCGTTCTACAGTTTTAGATAATGGAGATGGTACATTCACAATCACGGACGATTCAGGAAACTCAGCAACAGTAGATACCAACAATACGGTAACTACATTGGTAAATAATGGAGATGGTAGTTTTACGTACACATCAGAAGATGGTACGGTAACAACATTTACAGAAACATTATCAACTTTAGTAGATAATGCGGACGGAACATTTACATACACTAATGAAGACGGAGTAGTAACTACATTCGATGCTAAGCGTTCTACAGTTTTAGATAATGGCGATGGTACTTTTACAATCACGGACGATTCAGGAAACTCGGCAGTAGTAGATACTAACAATACGGTAACTACATTGGTAGACAATGGTGATGGTAGTTTCACGTATACATCAGAAGATGGTACAGTAACGACATTTACAGAAACGTTATCAACTTTAGTAGACAACGCGGACGGAACATTTACATACACTAATGAAGACGGAGTAACGACGACATTTGATGCAAAGCGTTCAACAGTATTAGATAACGGTGATGGAACATTTACAATCACAGATGACTCTGGTAACTCAGCAGTAGTAGATACCAACAATACGGTAACTACATTGGTAAATAATGGTGATGGTAGTTTCACGTACACATCAGAAGATGGTACGGTAACAACATTTACAGAGACACTATCTACACTAGTAGATAATGCAGACGGAACATTTACATACACAAATGAAGATGGTGTAGTAACGGCATTTGATGCAAAACGTTCTACGGTATTAGATAATGGAGATGGAACATTTACAATCACAGATGATTCAGGTAACTCGGCAATAGTAGATACCAACAATACGGTAACTACATTGGTAAATAATGGTGATGGTAGTTTCACGTACACATCAGAAGATGGTACAGTAACGACATTTACGGAAACATTATCGACTTTAGTAGATAATGCAGACGGAACATTTACCTATACAAATGAAGACGGAGTAGTAACTACATTTGACGCTAAACGTTCAACAGTATTAGATAATGGTGATGGTACATTTACAATCACAGATGACTCAGGAAACTCAGCAACCGTAGATACCAACAATACAGTAACAACCTTAGTTAATAATGGTGATGGTAGTTTCACGTACACATCAGAAGATGGTACAGTAACGACATTTACGGAAACATTATCGACTTTAGTAGATAATGCAGACGGAACATTTACCTATACAAATGAAGACGGAGTAGTAACTACATTTGACGCTAAACGTTCTACGGTTTTAGATAACGGTGATGGAACATTTACAATCACAGATGACTCAGGAAACTCAGCAGTAGTAGATACCAACAATACGGTAACTACATTGGTAGATAATGGTGATGGTAGTTTTACCTATACAAATGAAAGCGGTACTCCAGTATTGTTTAGAGCGTCAACAATTACCGATAATTTAGATGGAACATCCACAATTGTTTTAGCCGATGGAGGAACAATCACTGTAGATAACGACGGAGTAGATAATGTTGATGATGCGGATTCAGAAATCGGAAACGAATACAACACAGGAAGTGCTATTACAGACGGTAGTTTAGAAATTACCGATGGTGGCGGAACTGAATCGGTTAATCTTATCAGTACTAATGCTAATAACGATTTAGCCTTTGGTACAGATGGTGCATTGTATTTAAATGTAGCTTCTGTAACAATATCAGAAACTGTAACAACCCTTGCGGATAATGGAGATGGTAGCTTTACGTATACAAATGAAAGCGGAGCACCTGTATCATTCCAAGCATCAACAATAACAAATAATGGTGATGGAACATCAACGGTTGCATTAGCAGATGGAGGATCTATCATTTTAGATAATGATGGAATCGATAATGTAGACGATGCAGATAACAATCCATTTAACGAAATAGAATTACCAATAGGTGGTACTAACGGACAAGTTTTGTCCACAGACGGTTCGGGAACATATACATGGGTTGATGCAGATACAGGTCCACAGGGAACTGCAGGAACCAATGGTACGAACGGTACAGATGGCGATGATGGGAACGGAATAGCTTCTACTTTGGATAATGGAGATGGAACATTTACATTGACTTACGATGACGGTTCCACATTTACAACATCCGACTTAACAGGACCTCAGGGAACTGCAGGAACAAACGGTACGAATGGAACAAACGGAACGAACGGAACGAACGGTGCCGATGGGGCAACAGGTGCTCCGGGAGCCGATGGAATAAACGGAACGAACGGTGCCGATGGGGCAACAGGTGCTCCGGGAGTAGACGGAGCCGATGGAACGAACGGAACGAACGGTGCCGATGGGGCAACAGGTGCGCCGGGAGCAGACGGAGCCGATGGAACAAACGGAACGAACGGTGCCGATGGGGCAACAGGTGCTCCGGGAGCAGATGGAACGAACGGTACCGATGGGGCAACAGGTGCTCCGGGAGCGGATGGAACAAACGGTGCCGATGGGGCAACAGGTGCGCCGGGAGCAGACGGAGCCGATGGAATAAACGGAACAAACGGTACCGATGGGGCAACAGGTGCTCCGGGAGCGGATGGAACAAACGGTGCCGATGGGGCAACAGGTGCGCCGGGAGCAGACGGAGCCGATGGAATAAACGGAACAAACGGTGCCGATGGGGCAACAGGTGCTCCGGGAGCAGACGGAGCCGATGGAATAAACGGAACAAACGGTGCCGATGGGGCAACAGGTGCGCCGGGAGCAGACGGAGCCGATGGAACAAACGGAACGAACGGTGCCGATGGGGCAACAGGTGCTCCGGGAGCAGACGGAGCCGATGGAACAAACGGAACGAACGGTGCCGATGGGGCAACAGGTGCTCCGGGAGCAGACGGAGCCGATGGAATAAACGGAACGAACGGTGCCGATGGGGCAACAGGTGCTCCGGGAGCAGATGGAACAAACGGAACGAACGGTGCCGATGGGGCGACAGGTGCTCCGGGAGCAGATGGGACTAATGGAACGAACGGTGCCGATGGGGCAACAGGTGCTCCGGGAGCAGATGGGACTAATGGAACGAACGGTGCCGATGGGGCGACAGGTGCTCCGGGAGCAGATGGAGCCGATGGAATAAACGGAACGAACGGTGCCGATGGGGCAACAGGTGCTCCGGGAGCAGATGGGACTAATGGAACGAACGGTGCCGATGGGGCGACAGGTGCTCCGGGAGCAGATGGAGCCGATGGAATAAACGGAACGAACGGTGCCGATGGGGCAACAGGTGCTCCGGGAGCAGATGGGACTAATGGAACGAACGGTGCCGATGGGGCAACAGGTGCGCCGGGAGCAGACGGAGCAGATGGAACAAACGGAACGAATGGTACTAATGGCGCACCAGGCGCAACAGGTCCAGCAGGTGATCCTGCAACTGATGATCAAACATTAGCAACAACAGGTACAGCTGGTCAAATATCAATTACTGGAGGTAATGCAATTACTTTAAATGTAAATGATGCCGATTCAAATGCAACGAACGAGATTCAGACTTTAACGTCTAGTGATGGTTCTATTACTTTAACACCTTCAGGAAATGATTACGACTTAGAAGTTAATTTCCCAGCGAGTAGCGAT harbors:
- a CDS encoding beta strand repeat-containing protein — translated: MKSQTNTTLSNAIKFIMVLFTLLISGISMAQTTVTLEDQCNCEVLQGTDVSAPGVATPAGADLGDLYVNTDTGTIYYWNGTTWELTSTDDQQLQNFTFDALTNILSLEIENGNIVTADLSSLNLVETLTTIITNTDGTFTYTDEDGVDTIIDVTDLETLTTIALNADNTNIDYTDEDGVVTQLDLSAIVANLEALTTVVANTDGTFTYTDEDGIDTIIDVTDLETLTTIALNADNTNIDYTDEDGLVTQLDLSAIVANLEALTTVVANTDGTFTYTDEDGVDTIIDVTDLETLTTIALNADNTNIDYTDEDGVVTQLDLSAIVANLEALTTVVANTDGTFTYTDEDGVDTIIDVTDLETLTTIALNADNTNIDYTDEDGVVTQLDLSAIVANLEALTTVVANTDGTFTYTDEDGVDTIIDVTDLETLTTIALNADDTNIDYTDEDGLVTQLDLSAIVANLEALTTVVANTDGTFTYTDEDGVDTIIDVADLETLTTIALNADDTNIDYTDEDGLVTQLDLSAIVANLEALTTVVANTDGTFTYTDEDGVDTIIDVTDLETLTTIALNADNTNIDYTDEDGVVTQLDLSAIVANLEALTTVVANTDGTFTYTDEDGVDTIIDVTDLETLTTITLNADDTNIDYTDEDGLVTQLDLSAIVANLEALTTVVANTDGTFTYTDEDGVDTIIDVADLETLTTIALNADDTNIDYTDEDGLVTQLDLSAIVANLEALTTVVANTDGTFTYTDEDGIDTIIDVADLETLTTIALNADNTNIDYTDEDGLVTQLDLSAIVANLEALTTVVANTDGTFTYTDEDGVDTIIDVTDLETLTTIALNADNTNIDYTDEDGIVTQLDLSAIVANLEALTTVVANTDGTFTYTDEDGVDTIIDVTDLETLTTIALNADNTNIDYTDEDGVVTQLDLTAIVANLEALTTVVANTDGTFTYTDEDGVDTIIDVTDLETLTNIVNNNDGTITYTNEDGVDQTIDLVSNVANNDIQVGADGGLYLNVASVTISETITSLTDNADGTFTYTNEDGVVTIFDAKRSTVLDNGDGTFTITDDSGNSAVVDTNNTVTTLVDNGDGSFTYTSENGTVTTFTETLSTLVDNADGTFTYTNEDGVVTTFDAKRSTVLDNGDGTFTITDDSGNSATVDTNNTVTTLVNNGDGSFTYTSEDGTVTTFTETLSTLVDNADGTFTYTNEDGVVTTFDAKRSTVLDNGDGTFTITDDSGNSAVVDTNNTVTTLVDNGDGSFTYTSEDGTVTTFTETLSTLVDNADGTFTYTNEDGVVTIFDAKRSTVLDNGDGTFTITDDSGNSATVDTNNTVTTLVNNGDGSFTYTSEDGTVTTFTETLSTLVDNADGTFTYTNEDGVVTTFDAKRSTVLDNGDGTFTITDDSGNSAVVDTNNTVTTLVDNGDGSFTYTSEDGTVTTFTETLSTLVDNADGTFTYTNEDGVVTIFDAKRSTVLDNGDGTFTITDDSGNSATVDTNNTVTTLVNNGDGSFTYTSEDGTVTTFTETLSTLVDNADGTFTYTNEDGVVTTFDAKRSTVLDNGDGTFTITDDSGNSATVDTNNTVTTLVNNGDGSFTYTSEDGTVTTFTETLSTLVDNADGTFTYTNEDGVVTTFDAKRSTVLDNGDGTFTITDDSGNSATIDTNNTVTTLVNNGDGSFTYTSEDGTVTTFTETLSTLVDNADGTFTYTNEDGIVTTFDAKRSTVLDNGDGTFTITDDSGNAATIDTNQVAGSLVNNNDGTITYTDGTGSSQTLGLVSANANNDIQVGTDGGLYLNVASVTIDETLSTLVDNADGTFTYTNEDGVVTTFDAKRSTVLDNGDGTFTITDDSGNSAVVDTNNTVTTLVDNGDGSFTYTSEDGTVTTFTETLSTLVDNADGTFTYTNEDGVVTIFDAKRSTVLDNGDGTFTITDDSGNSATVDTNNTVTTLVNNGDGSFTYTSEDGTVATFTETLSTLLDNADGTFTYTNEDGVVTTFDAKRSTVLDNGDGTFTITDDSGNSATVDTNNTVTTLVNNGDGSFTYTSEDGTVTTFTETLSTLVDNADGTFTYTNEDGVVTTFDAKRSTVLDNGDGTFTITDDSGNSAVVDTNNTVTTLVDNGDGSFTYTSEDGTVTTFTETLSTLVDNADGTFTYTNEDGVTTTFDAKRSTVLDNGDGTFTITDDSGNSAVVDTNNTVTTLVNNGDGSFTYTSEDGTVTTFTETLSTLVDNADGTFTYTNEDGVVTAFDAKRSTVLDNGDGTFTITDDSGNSAIVDTNNTVTTLVNNGDGSFTYTSEDGTVTTFTETLSTLVDNADGTFTYTNEDGVVTTFDAKRSTVLDNGDGTFTITDDSGNSATVDTNNTVTTLVNNGDGSFTYTSEDGTVTTFTETLSTLVDNADGTFTYTNEDGVVTTFDAKRSTVLDNGDGTFTITDDSGNSAVVDTNNTVTTLVDNGDGSFTYTNESGTPVLFRASTITDNLDGTSTIVLADGGTITVDNDGVDNVDDADSEIGNEYNTGSAITDGSLEITDGGGTESVNLISTNANNDLAFGTDGALYLNVASVTISETVTTLADNGDGSFTYTNESGAPVSFQASTITNNGDGTSTVALADGGSIILDNDGIDNVDDADNNPFNEIELPIGGTNGQVLSTDGSGTYTWVDADTGPQGTAGTNGTNGTDGDDGNGIASTLDNGDGTFTLTYDDGSTFTTSDLTGPQGTAGTNGTNGTNGTNGTNGADGATGAPGADGINGTNGADGATGAPGVDGADGTNGTNGADGATGAPGADGADGTNGTNGADGATGAPGADGTNGTDGATGAPGADGTNGADGATGAPGADGADGINGTNGTDGATGAPGADGTNGADGATGAPGADGADGINGTNGADGATGAPGADGADGINGTNGADGATGAPGADGADGTNGTNGADGATGAPGADGADGTNGTNGADGATGAPGADGADGINGTNGADGATGAPGADGTNGTNGADGATGAPGADGTNGTNGADGATGAPGADGTNGTNGADGATGAPGADGADGINGTNGADGATGAPGADGTNGTNGADGATGAPGADGADGINGTNGADGATGAPGADGTNGTNGADGATGAPGADGADGTNGTNGTNGAPGATGPAGDPATDDQTLATTGTAGQISITGGNAITLNVNDADSNATNEIQTLTSSDGSITLTPSGNDYDLEVNFPASSDNQNIENLAINTSSNVLTVGIEDGNSQTVNLSHLDNSGTDNQSIRNLTFSGNTLTVGIEDGSSDTVSLAALADNQSIKNLGLSGTTLTVGIEDGSSQTVSLASLANTDDQFDDEVLLRTPIDVDEGGVASPTNETTVEEVIQAIAPITSKAARIFYPPSIEVDVATTGTGRTIDLHDEYISQYGTPAVSSAGAPGAIPTYTNTELYYYVTYYDTTVFANVTVSATGIMQYDVIAAPTDYNTLINVVFVVK